One genomic region from Ignavibacteria bacterium encodes:
- a CDS encoding sodium-dependent bicarbonate transport family permease — translation MSLDFILSNLLNPPILFFFLGILAVIVKSDLDIPQPVPKLLSLYLLFSIGFHGGTSLANSGLNQDVILILFAAIFMAMFVPICAFFILRWKFDVYNAAAIAAAYGSVSAVTFITAGSFLKQLQISYSGHLVAGMAIMESPAIVIGLILIRLFTGKFKLRESIFSFAEVIKKSIVNGSVFLLIGSLLIGFISGEKGDEALSPFTDLIFKGVLSFFLLDMGLIATKRISDIKQVGIFSTSFAIIVPLLNAAIGILISFLIGVSKGDAMMFTILCASASYIAVPAAMRYAVPEANPSLYVTMALVITFPMNILLGIPIYYYVINLIWM, via the coding sequence ATGAGTCTAGATTTTATCTTATCAAATCTACTTAATCCACCAATTTTATTCTTCTTTTTGGGAATTCTCGCTGTGATTGTTAAATCTGACTTAGATATTCCTCAGCCCGTTCCAAAATTACTCTCCTTATATTTATTGTTTTCAATTGGTTTTCACGGTGGAACTTCATTAGCTAATAGCGGATTGAATCAAGATGTCATTCTAATTCTTTTTGCTGCAATTTTTATGGCGATGTTCGTTCCCATTTGTGCCTTTTTTATTTTAAGGTGGAAATTTGATGTATACAATGCTGCAGCAATTGCTGCTGCTTATGGATCAGTTAGTGCAGTAACTTTTATAACCGCAGGATCATTTTTAAAACAATTACAAATAAGTTATAGCGGACATTTAGTGGCAGGTATGGCTATCATGGAATCTCCTGCGATTGTAATTGGACTTATATTGATCAGGCTATTTACAGGAAAATTCAAACTCAGGGAAAGCATTTTCAGTTTTGCAGAAGTAATTAAAAAATCAATTGTTAACGGATCTGTTTTCTTGCTGATCGGCAGTCTTTTAATTGGATTCATTTCTGGAGAGAAGGGGGATGAAGCCCTTTCACCCTTTACAGATTTAATATTCAAGGGTGTGCTATCATTTTTTCTACTTGATATGGGTTTGATTGCAACAAAGAGAATTAGTGATATAAAGCAAGTTGGGATCTTCAGCACTTCATTCGCAATTATTGTTCCTTTGTTAAATGCTGCCATTGGAATTTTAATCTCGTTTCTAATCGGAGTCTCGAAAGGTGATGCAATGATGTTCACGATTCTTTGTGCAAGTGCATCTTATATAGCTGTTCCAGCTGCTATGCGATACGCTGTACCCGAAGCCAATCCGAGTTTGTACGTTACAATGGCTTTAGTGATTACTTTTCCCATGAATATACTCCTCGGTATTCCAATTTACTATTACGTTATCAATTTAATCTGGATGTAA
- a CDS encoding insulinase family protein, with translation MKLIKSILILTFSLGLTMTSHSENIFPYEIKQYSLNNGLNLVVIPYNSPGVVAYYTIVRTGSRNEVEPGKTGFAHFFEHMMFRGTEKYSDVEYNRVLKLLGADSNAFTSLDLTAYHIVASADALETIIDIESDRFQNLKYSKEQFQTEAGAILGEYNKSAMNPFQILNEEMSKLAFNSHTYRHTTIGYLEDIKEMPNQYEYSLQFFDRYYRPEYCTVVIVGDVNFDKAKSLVDKYYGNWKRGSFIPNIPKEPEQKAERTLDAKAPHKTLPYLYVGYKVPEFNDLSKDIAALNVISRLLFAETSELYQKLVLDEKLVDFVSGSAPLNRDPSLFRIYGRIKKEGDIDKVKNSIYNAIDELKSNPVSPKKLNDVISNLKYSFIHGLDNPDDVASTVSYYVNLTNDPISLNRFYSTISNITPDDIQAAAKKYFGSESRNVVLLTSGGN, from the coding sequence ATGAAACTTATAAAAAGCATACTGATATTAACTTTTTCTTTAGGATTGACAATGACTTCGCACTCTGAAAATATTTTTCCTTACGAGATTAAACAATATTCTTTAAATAATGGTTTAAATCTTGTAGTGATCCCATACAATAGTCCTGGCGTTGTTGCCTATTACACAATTGTTCGTACAGGTTCAAGAAATGAAGTTGAACCAGGCAAAACAGGATTCGCACACTTTTTCGAACACATGATGTTTCGAGGAACTGAAAAATATTCAGATGTTGAGTATAACCGTGTTTTGAAATTGCTCGGCGCAGATTCAAATGCGTTTACATCATTGGATTTAACCGCGTACCATATAGTCGCAAGTGCAGATGCACTCGAAACAATAATCGATATTGAGTCAGATAGATTTCAAAACTTAAAGTACAGTAAGGAGCAATTTCAAACCGAAGCCGGTGCAATTCTTGGTGAGTACAATAAAAGCGCAATGAATCCTTTTCAAATTTTGAATGAAGAAATGTCGAAGCTCGCTTTTAACTCTCACACTTACCGCCATACTACTATTGGTTATTTAGAAGACATAAAAGAAATGCCGAATCAATATGAATACAGTCTTCAATTTTTTGATAGATACTATCGTCCGGAATATTGCACAGTTGTAATTGTCGGCGATGTGAATTTCGACAAAGCGAAATCACTTGTCGATAAATATTATGGAAATTGGAAACGAGGTTCCTTCATACCGAACATTCCCAAAGAGCCCGAACAAAAAGCAGAAAGGACGCTTGATGCTAAAGCTCCGCACAAAACTTTACCTTATCTTTATGTTGGATACAAAGTCCCAGAGTTTAATGATCTCAGTAAAGATATTGCTGCTTTGAATGTTATCTCACGGCTTCTCTTTGCAGAGACCTCTGAACTTTATCAAAAATTAGTTCTCGATGAAAAGCTTGTCGACTTTGTTTCTGGAAGCGCGCCTTTGAACCGTGATCCTTCATTATTCCGAATTTATGGGCGAATAAAAAAAGAAGGCGACATTGATAAGGTAAAAAATTCAATCTACAATGCAATTGATGAGCTAAAATCGAATCCCGTCTCTCCAAAGAAATTGAACGATGTAATTTCCAATCTGAAATATTCATTCATTCACGGGCTTGATAATCCGGATGATGTTGCATCGACAGTTTCTTATTACGTTAACCTGACTAACGATCCTATCAGTTTGAACAGATTTTATTCGACAATATCAAATATCACTCCGGATGATATTCAAGCTGCAGCAAAAAAATATTTCGGCAGTGAAAGCAGGAATGTTGTATTACTTACATCAGGAGGAAACTAA
- a CDS encoding NADP-dependent isocitrate dehydrogenase gives MTYITESGKKLVTLIPGDGIGPEVVNSARKIIEAAGVAIEWEEREAGFSVFKKGLESGVPKETIESIGKTRVVLKGPLETPVGFGEKSANVTLRKLFETFANIRPVRELPGIITPYSGRNIDLVVVRENVEDLYAGIEHMQTPGVAQCLKLISKKGCEKIIRLAFEFAISEGRTKVHCATKSNIMKFTEGMLKKTFEEIAPEYPDIESSHIIIDNCAHQLVKKPEQFEVIVTTNMNGDIISDLTSALIGGLGFAPSANLGNEVAIFEAVHGSAPKYAGKNVINPTALIFSAIMMLRYLDEFEAASKIEHAVLVTLEEGKVKTGDVVGYDKGTPTTKYTDTIIGNLGKTAKKWSVRDYKKIKLPAVDKAPDIVKIENHKLIGSDIFIESPLFPDSLGKSLDEICKSTKLKLKMISNRGTKVYPATGAITDVVDHYRCRFIRRDETASLNDENIFELLQKVAALHKWMHVEKLREFNGQPSFTKAQGED, from the coding sequence ATGACGTACATTACCGAATCGGGAAAGAAATTAGTTACGTTAATCCCAGGCGATGGAATTGGACCTGAGGTTGTTAATTCAGCAAGAAAAATTATTGAAGCTGCTGGTGTAGCGATAGAGTGGGAAGAAAGAGAGGCAGGATTCAGTGTTTTTAAAAAAGGTCTCGAATCCGGTGTTCCAAAAGAAACAATCGAATCAATTGGCAAAACAAGAGTTGTATTAAAAGGCCCTCTTGAAACCCCAGTCGGCTTCGGCGAAAAAAGTGCAAACGTTACACTCCGAAAACTTTTTGAAACATTTGCTAATATTCGGCCCGTTAGAGAACTGCCTGGCATAATCACTCCTTATAGCGGCCGTAATATTGATTTAGTTGTTGTGCGAGAAAATGTTGAAGACCTTTACGCCGGGATTGAGCACATGCAAACTCCAGGCGTTGCCCAATGTCTAAAATTAATTTCCAAAAAAGGTTGTGAAAAGATAATTCGATTAGCCTTTGAATTTGCGATATCAGAAGGAAGAACCAAAGTTCATTGTGCTACTAAATCAAATATCATGAAATTCACAGAAGGCATGCTAAAGAAAACCTTCGAGGAAATTGCACCTGAATATCCAGATATCGAATCTTCACATATAATAATTGATAACTGCGCTCATCAGTTGGTAAAAAAACCTGAGCAGTTTGAAGTGATTGTAACCACAAATATGAATGGTGATATCATCAGCGATTTGACTTCAGCGCTGATCGGCGGATTGGGTTTTGCACCTTCTGCAAATCTCGGTAATGAAGTGGCTATTTTTGAAGCTGTTCATGGTTCTGCGCCAAAATATGCAGGGAAGAATGTGATCAATCCTACCGCTCTTATCTTTTCGGCCATCATGATGCTGAGATATTTGGATGAGTTTGAAGCCGCTTCTAAAATAGAACATGCTGTCCTTGTAACTTTGGAAGAAGGAAAGGTAAAAACTGGTGACGTTGTTGGCTACGATAAGGGAACTCCAACAACAAAATATACTGATACAATAATCGGCAACTTAGGAAAAACTGCTAAGAAATGGAGTGTTCGGGACTATAAGAAAATTAAATTACCAGCTGTAGATAAAGCTCCTGATATTGTTAAGATAGAAAATCATAAATTGATTGGTTCGGACATCTTCATTGAATCTCCACTTTTTCCGGATAGCTTAGGTAAAAGTCTTGACGAGATTTGTAAATCAACTAAATTAAAACTGAAAATGATTTCCAACAGAGGAACAAAGGTATATCCTGCAACAGGTGCAATCACCGATGTTGTAGATCATTATAGATGCAGATTCATCAGACGAGATGAGACTGCCTCACTAAATGATGAAAATATATTTGAACTTTTACAAAAAGTCGCCGCTCTGCACAAATGGATGCATGTTGAAAAATTAAGAGAATTCAATGGGCAGCCATCGTTCACCAAAGCTCAGGGTGAAGATTAA
- a CDS encoding transcriptional regulator has product MKTLKKVEIITDSIVLEKITSLLEKLEVGYTVIPEVFGKGSREKRFDDDVTDTFRNIMVIICCDEPTAVKISEGVEKIILDRGGIVLIYDVDMIYHG; this is encoded by the coding sequence ATGAAAACTCTAAAAAAAGTAGAAATAATAACGGATTCAATTGTACTGGAAAAAATTACTTCTCTCCTTGAAAAGTTGGAAGTGGGTTATACGGTCATCCCAGAGGTATTTGGTAAGGGAAGTCGTGAAAAAAGATTTGATGATGATGTTACGGATACATTCCGGAATATAATGGTAATAATCTGTTGCGATGAACCAACAGCTGTTAAAATTTCTGAGGGTGTTGAAAAAATAATTCTGGATCGAGGTGGAATTGTATTAATTTATGATGTTGATATGATATATCACGGGTAA
- the glnA gene encoding type I glutamate--ammonia ligase, with protein MNTKKKISELNALIKKRHIEVIDLKCTDLIGKLHHISLPISDMTLDDIVKNGVGFDGSSYKFSKVENSDMILIPDLETAVIDPFREAPTLSFFTNIHLTDLKRSRFEQDGRYIAEKAEGILKKHSVADRSWWGPEFEFYIFSKVEYDTRTASSYYRIEHGEEFYANAYHAANPFDIYDDFRDEACSYLKKFGVKVKYHHHEVGERGQQEIETHFMNLLEAADKTIISKYTLFNLSRIKNLFVTFMPKPMFHQAGNGLHVHQFLTKKSKNVFYKKGEYGNLSKTALYYIGGLLKHAPALCAFTNPSTNSYKRLVPGFEAPVAITFGQANRSSAIRIPKYINDPKMTRMEYRPPDATSNPYLCYSAMLMAGLDGIINKIEPSQEGFGPYDTNIFDLGKDKTIHFLPRNLAEALDALELDNEFLKRDSVFTDKLLEQWIKLKEEEIKSIATMPHPFEYKMYFNL; from the coding sequence ATGAACACAAAGAAAAAAATTTCAGAACTGAATGCACTGATCAAAAAACGACACATCGAAGTGATTGATTTGAAATGCACCGATTTGATCGGCAAGCTTCATCACATCTCACTTCCAATTTCAGATATGACACTTGACGACATTGTGAAGAATGGAGTTGGATTCGACGGTTCGAGTTATAAATTCTCAAAAGTCGAAAACAGTGATATGATTTTAATTCCCGACTTGGAAACAGCAGTGATCGATCCATTTAGAGAAGCTCCAACTTTAAGTTTCTTTACGAATATACATTTAACTGATTTAAAAAGATCTCGTTTTGAACAAGACGGCAGATACATCGCTGAAAAAGCAGAAGGCATTTTGAAGAAACACAGCGTTGCCGATCGATCTTGGTGGGGACCCGAATTCGAGTTTTACATTTTCAGTAAAGTTGAATATGATACTCGCACAGCTTCGTCTTATTATAGAATTGAACACGGAGAAGAGTTTTATGCAAACGCCTATCATGCCGCAAATCCGTTCGATATCTACGATGATTTCCGTGATGAAGCGTGCAGCTATCTGAAAAAATTTGGTGTAAAAGTTAAATATCATCATCATGAAGTCGGTGAACGCGGACAACAAGAGATAGAAACTCATTTCATGAATCTTCTCGAGGCGGCAGATAAAACAATCATCAGCAAGTATACCCTTTTCAATTTATCACGCATTAAAAACTTATTCGTCACTTTCATGCCCAAACCAATGTTCCATCAAGCTGGAAATGGACTTCATGTTCATCAATTTCTTACAAAGAAAAGCAAAAATGTATTTTACAAAAAGGGTGAATACGGAAATCTAAGCAAGACAGCTTTATACTACATCGGCGGATTATTGAAACATGCACCTGCTTTGTGTGCATTTACAAATCCAAGTACAAATTCTTATAAACGACTCGTTCCAGGTTTCGAAGCTCCGGTTGCAATTACATTTGGCCAAGCAAATCGTTCTTCAGCGATACGAATTCCAAAGTACATTAACGATCCAAAGATGACGCGAATGGAATATCGCCCACCGGATGCAACCTCAAACCCATACTTATGTTATAGTGCAATGCTGATGGCTGGATTAGATGGAATCATAAATAAGATTGAGCCTTCCCAAGAAGGATTCGGTCCGTACGATACGAACATTTTTGATTTAGGAAAAGATAAGACCATTCACTTTCTCCCAAGAAATTTAGCAGAAGCTTTGGATGCCCTTGAATTGGATAATGAATTTTTGAAACGCGATAGTGTATTCACAGACAAACTTCTTGAACAATGGATTAAGTTGAAAGAGGAAGAAATAAAATCAATTGCTACAATGCCGCATCCTTTCGAATACAAGATGTATTTTAATTTATGA
- a CDS encoding N(4)-(beta-N-acetylglucosaminyl)-L-asparaginase has translation MKKVNRRKFITNAAVAGAGIALIGNETFASSKHSFSGKVEKPVVITTWDRGHEPNIKAWEILAKGGNSLDAVEAGVRVAEDDPNNMSVGYGGLPDETGVVTLDASIMDWRGRAGAVGYIQNIRNPISVARKVMEKTRHIMLAGEGAKRFALANGFKTENLLTEASLKRWNQLKEKGAETDFRRLEENHDTITMLAIDNNGNLSGACTTSGLAWKIHGRVGDSPIIGAGLYLDNDVGAAGGTGIGEAIWRSLASFLIVEKMRDGMSPQEACVFAVKRVIKVSKQYLTDIGQAAFIAMNSKGETGAYSVRTGFDYMLTKNGETKGIKASFELK, from the coding sequence ATGAAAAAGGTCAACAGAAGAAAATTCATTACAAATGCGGCCGTTGCCGGAGCAGGTATTGCTCTGATTGGCAATGAGACATTCGCTTCGTCAAAACATTCATTTTCTGGAAAAGTTGAGAAACCCGTAGTCATTACGACTTGGGATCGTGGTCATGAACCGAATATTAAAGCTTGGGAAATATTGGCTAAGGGGGGAAACTCGCTCGATGCTGTCGAAGCTGGAGTTCGAGTTGCAGAAGACGATCCAAATAATATGTCTGTTGGTTATGGCGGACTGCCTGATGAAACTGGTGTTGTCACTCTCGATGCTAGTATCATGGATTGGCGCGGACGTGCTGGGGCTGTTGGGTATATTCAAAATATTCGTAATCCAATTTCCGTTGCTCGGAAAGTAATGGAAAAAACTCGTCACATAATGTTAGCAGGAGAAGGGGCAAAAAGATTTGCGCTGGCGAATGGATTCAAAACGGAAAATCTTCTTACTGAAGCAAGTCTGAAACGCTGGAATCAATTGAAAGAAAAAGGTGCGGAAACAGATTTTCGCCGATTAGAAGAAAATCACGATACAATCACCATGCTCGCAATTGATAACAACGGAAATTTATCGGGCGCCTGTACGACGAGCGGGCTTGCATGGAAAATTCATGGACGTGTTGGCGATTCTCCAATTATTGGTGCAGGACTTTATCTCGATAATGATGTTGGTGCTGCCGGAGGAACGGGAATTGGCGAAGCAATTTGGCGTTCATTAGCTTCATTTTTGATTGTTGAAAAAATGAGAGACGGGATGTCTCCACAAGAAGCCTGTGTATTTGCAGTAAAAAGAGTAATCAAAGTCAGTAAGCAATATTTAACGGATATAGGTCAAGCTGCTTTTATTGCGATGAACAGCAAGGGGGAAACTGGCGCATATTCAGTTCGAACAGGTTTTGACTACATGCTAACCAAAAATGGAGAAACGAAGGGGATAAAAGCATCCTTTGAATTAAAGTAA
- a CDS encoding phosphopyruvate hydratase: MTTIIDVIGREILDSRGNPTVEVDVYLEDGSVGSAAIPSGASTGTLEAVELRDGDKLRYQGKGVLKAVENINEIIAEHLIGFDATDQIGIDNMMIELDGTPNKANLGANAILGASLAAARAASYALGLPLYRYIGGTNAKVLPVPLMNIINGGKHADNNVDFQEFMIMPIGGESFRESLRMGVEVFHNLKTVLKKRGYNTAVGDEGGFAPNLKSNEEAIEVILEAIKIAGFKEGTDISIALDPAASEFYDDKKKKYVFSKSDKSELSSEKMVDYWKNWVEKYPIISIEDGMSELDWDGWKLLTDTVGSKIQLVGDDVFVTNPEILAKGIEKGICNSILIKVNQIGTLTETLNAIEMARQSGYTSIISHRSGETEDTTIADIAVATNAGMIKTGSACRTDRIAKYNQLLRIEEELDIHAQYLGIAAVNCAK, encoded by the coding sequence ATGACAACGATTATAGATGTAATTGGAAGAGAAATACTTGATTCAAGAGGAAATCCTACAGTTGAGGTAGATGTTTATCTTGAAGATGGTTCGGTTGGAAGTGCTGCAATTCCAAGCGGAGCGTCAACCGGAACGCTTGAAGCTGTTGAACTTCGTGATGGAGACAAATTACGTTATCAAGGAAAAGGTGTACTCAAAGCAGTAGAAAATATTAATGAAATAATTGCAGAACATTTAATCGGTTTCGATGCAACAGATCAGATTGGAATTGACAATATGATGATAGAGTTGGATGGCACTCCAAACAAAGCAAATCTTGGTGCAAATGCAATACTTGGTGCATCGCTAGCAGCAGCAAGAGCTGCAAGTTACGCGCTTGGGCTTCCACTATATAGATATATCGGGGGGACAAATGCAAAAGTACTTCCAGTTCCATTAATGAATATCATTAATGGAGGCAAACATGCCGATAACAATGTAGATTTTCAAGAATTTATGATAATGCCCATTGGGGGTGAATCTTTCAGAGAATCACTGCGGATGGGAGTTGAGGTATTTCATAACTTAAAAACTGTTCTGAAGAAAAGAGGTTATAATACTGCAGTTGGTGATGAAGGCGGCTTCGCTCCAAATTTGAAATCAAATGAAGAAGCAATAGAAGTTATACTTGAAGCAATAAAAATCGCTGGATTCAAAGAGGGAACAGATATTTCAATCGCATTAGATCCAGCAGCGAGTGAATTTTATGACGATAAGAAAAAGAAATATGTCTTTTCAAAATCTGATAAATCAGAATTGTCGTCGGAGAAAATGGTCGATTACTGGAAAAATTGGGTGGAGAAATACCCGATCATTTCTATTGAAGATGGAATGTCTGAGTTGGATTGGGATGGATGGAAACTTTTAACTGATACTGTCGGTTCGAAAATCCAACTTGTTGGTGATGATGTGTTTGTAACTAATCCAGAGATTCTAGCAAAAGGAATTGAAAAAGGAATTTGTAATTCTATTTTGATTAAAGTAAACCAAATTGGAACACTGACAGAAACTCTGAATGCAATTGAGATGGCTCGACAATCCGGATACACTTCCATCATCAGCCATCGCTCGGGTGAAACTGAAGATACAACTATTGCCGATATTGCCGTTGCAACAAATGCGGGAATGATTAAAACTGGATCAGCTTGCAGAACTGACCGTATTGCAAAATACAATCAACTTTTGCGAATTGAAGAGGAGCTTGATATTCACGCACAGTATCTAGGAATTGCTGCTGTAAATTGTGCGAAATAA
- a CDS encoding insulinase family protein has protein sequence MIFKLQQKNISAVKAGMLYYLHQEETKMKKIISLSVIFLQIFMFDSMAQSMKFTSIKITDSPIISFRIQFRVGSVNEPDGKEGLNQLTADLISQGGYGLVTYKEMLEKLYPMAGRIGVIPNKEVTTFVAEIHKDNLEKFWNIFEQVITNPRMDENDFIRLKDLQLNYIKNTLRNENDENLGKAVLEEMLYENHPYGNIEAGKISSLNSINLDDAKNFYKKYYTQTNLTVGIAGNFDKKFIDKIKFDLVKLPKGKTNVVKLTQPNKIQDVEINLIEKKTISTALSFGFPVNLTRSSKEFLALMIANSYLGEHRTFNGVLMNKMRGDRGLNYGDYSYIENFIQEGGSTFPLPNIPRQQQFFSVWIRPVANANRHFSLRMAIREIELLIKNGIPEKDFEETKKFLINYSKLWVQTQSRRLGYQMDSDFYKTKYLIDEIAKKMPKISKKQVDDAVRKYLNTKNIKVAVVSENAQMFMKDLLENNVSPMTYQHSNISQHILDEDRDIQKYSFKINPDKIKIINVENVFE, from the coding sequence ATGATATTCAAGCTGCAGCAAAAAAATATTTCGGCAGTGAAAGCAGGAATGTTGTATTACTTACATCAGGAGGAAACTAAAATGAAAAAGATTATTAGTCTATCAGTTATTTTCCTTCAAATATTTATGTTTGACTCTATGGCGCAAAGTATGAAATTTACTTCAATTAAAATTACAGATTCTCCTATCATCTCGTTTAGAATTCAGTTCCGAGTCGGAAGTGTAAACGAACCAGATGGTAAAGAAGGATTAAACCAATTAACTGCAGATCTTATTTCACAAGGCGGATACGGCTTAGTCACCTACAAAGAAATGCTCGAAAAACTTTATCCAATGGCAGGGAGAATCGGTGTGATCCCGAATAAAGAAGTTACAACATTTGTCGCGGAAATTCACAAAGACAATCTTGAAAAATTCTGGAATATTTTTGAACAGGTTATCACCAACCCGCGAATGGATGAAAATGATTTTATACGGCTCAAAGATTTACAGTTGAATTACATTAAAAACACTTTACGAAATGAGAATGATGAAAATCTCGGTAAAGCTGTTTTAGAAGAGATGCTTTATGAAAATCATCCATATGGAAATATCGAAGCAGGAAAAATATCGAGTCTCAACTCAATAAATCTCGATGATGCAAAAAACTTCTATAAGAAATATTACACGCAGACGAATCTAACTGTTGGGATAGCCGGTAACTTTGATAAAAAATTCATCGACAAAATTAAATTCGATCTTGTGAAGCTTCCAAAGGGAAAAACAAATGTTGTTAAACTGACTCAACCAAACAAAATTCAAGACGTTGAAATTAATCTCATTGAAAAGAAAACAATTTCAACTGCCCTCTCATTTGGATTTCCCGTTAATCTGACTCGTTCGAGTAAGGAGTTCCTTGCCTTGATGATTGCCAATTCTTATCTCGGAGAGCATAGGACATTCAATGGAGTATTGATGAATAAAATGAGAGGTGACCGCGGATTAAATTACGGTGACTACTCTTATATTGAAAATTTTATTCAAGAAGGGGGAAGTACATTTCCGCTTCCGAACATTCCGCGTCAGCAGCAATTTTTCAGTGTATGGATTCGCCCCGTTGCAAATGCGAACAGGCATTTTTCTCTGCGAATGGCAATTCGGGAAATTGAACTTCTAATTAAAAATGGAATTCCAGAAAAAGATTTTGAAGAGACGAAGAAATTTCTAATCAACTACTCAAAGCTTTGGGTACAGACGCAATCACGCAGACTTGGATATCAAATGGACTCAGACTTCTATAAGACAAAATATCTCATAGACGAAATTGCAAAGAAAATGCCAAAGATCTCTAAAAAGCAAGTCGATGATGCAGTTCGAAAATATTTAAATACAAAAAATATCAAAGTCGCAGTAGTGTCCGAAAACGCACAAATGTTTATGAAGGATCTTCTAGAGAACAATGTTTCTCCAATGACTTATCAACATTCAAATATTTCACAGCACATTTTGGATGAAGATAGAGACATCCAAAAATATTCTTTTAAGATTAATCCAGACAAAATTAAAATTATAAACGTTGAAAACGTTTTTGAATAA
- a CDS encoding cysteine--tRNA ligase, whose amino-acid sequence MKFYNTLTKKLEEFQPLIPEKISMYMCGPTVYDYFHIGNARSFVMADIINRYFRYKGFDVKFVMNLTDIDDKIINKAIEEKIDAKLVAEKYTRAFFEDIEKLKIKPADFYPKATDNFDGIVNLISKLVENGSAYVVDGDVFFNVENFNGYGKLSGKKLEDLISGARVDVNEQKKNPADFALWKSTKPGEPFWESPWGKGRPGWHIECSVMSMKNLGETFDIHAGGNDLIFPHHENEIAQSEAATKKPLARYWIHFGFLNIDNQKMSKSLGNFFTLRDVLKKFSAEALRLLYCQTLYSAPLNFSDDLLASSETALKRIKNTIHQINTSLYAEENQEKFSTEKFISQFESSMDDNFNTPQALATIFDLCKEINLFISRHEKLSEENRKQMLSTIKLIGGDVLGIIDFTEKTGHGETLLNNLMNIIISIRNDARNEKRFEVSDKIRDELKKLQIELEDKKGQTTWKINRS is encoded by the coding sequence ATAAAGTTTTATAATACTCTCACTAAAAAACTTGAAGAATTCCAACCTCTGATTCCAGAAAAGATTTCAATGTATATGTGCGGACCAACAGTTTACGATTATTTTCACATTGGGAATGCACGTTCATTCGTAATGGCTGATATTATTAATAGATATTTCCGTTATAAGGGATTTGATGTAAAATTTGTGATGAACCTAACGGACATTGATGATAAAATAATTAATAAAGCCATTGAAGAAAAAATTGATGCGAAATTAGTTGCAGAAAAATACACTCGCGCCTTTTTTGAAGACATCGAAAAATTGAAAATCAAACCTGCGGATTTTTATCCAAAAGCTACAGATAATTTTGATGGAATCGTTAATCTAATTTCTAAACTTGTTGAAAATGGAAGTGCTTATGTAGTCGATGGGGATGTTTTTTTTAATGTCGAAAATTTTAATGGGTATGGAAAACTTTCCGGAAAAAAGCTTGAAGATTTAATCAGCGGGGCGCGTGTGGATGTTAATGAGCAAAAGAAAAATCCGGCCGATTTTGCATTATGGAAATCAACAAAACCAGGAGAACCTTTTTGGGAAAGCCCGTGGGGAAAAGGGCGACCTGGATGGCACATTGAATGTTCTGTGATGTCTATGAAAAACCTTGGAGAGACTTTTGATATTCATGCCGGCGGCAACGATTTGATATTTCCACATCACGAAAATGAAATTGCACAAAGTGAAGCTGCTACGAAAAAACCGCTTGCAAGATATTGGATTCACTTTGGCTTTTTGAATATTGATAATCAAAAAATGTCAAAGTCATTGGGAAACTTTTTCACGCTGCGGGATGTACTAAAAAAATTTTCTGCAGAAGCTTTAAGACTTCTATATTGCCAGACTCTTTACAGCGCACCGTTAAATTTTAGCGATGATTTACTCGCTAGTTCAGAAACTGCATTGAAAAGAATAAAAAATACTATCCATCAAATTAATACGTCCTTATATGCTGAAGAAAATCAAGAGAAATTTAGTACAGAAAAATTCATATCTCAGTTTGAAAGTTCAATGGATGATAATTTCAATACTCCGCAGGCTTTAGCAACCATTTTCGATCTGTGCAAGGAAATAAATCTATTTATTTCGAGACATGAAAAATTATCTGAAGAAAATAGAAAACAGATGTTGAGCACAATTAAATTAATTGGAGGAGATGTTTTGGGAATTATAGACTTCACTGAAAAAACCGGGCACGGTGAAACTCTGTTAAATAATTTAATGAATATTATTATTTCTATTCGAAATGACGCTCGAAATGAAAAACGTTTTGAAGTCTCTGATAAAATTAGAGATGAATTGAAAAAACTTCAGATTGAGTTAGAAGATAAAAAAGGGCAAACAACCTGGAAAATAAATAGGAGTTGA